The following are encoded together in the Gemmatimonadota bacterium genome:
- a CDS encoding HmuY family protein, translated as MSAALLVYGRVDIPCIRGAATRTPTQEHTPSMHLRNVSTRHPRHHSRALAGTLAILSGTAACEGEVTQPPPVLAEGEITVDASANSFVHLDFDEGVAVVTPSDPVTSTDWHMALRRFSIRLNGGVAGPGSVVGHNLGDNSSLSAEEVAALTPADGEAAFAAVTDAHIPSSSAFVEEGLVPDPGGRWFRYDPISGTLVANPGAAWKVREASGRGFAVFRVVSLEMEGQRPVGVTVEYRRHGPNGSLGEARTVAGDLGQGPVFLSLAEAAVANPAGCGWDLGLTPDLTIVFNADCGSGTFPLDITDDFDTLSEAGDAPDYAGFLSIVAGAFPATVDDAGGVFWYDIRENRRMWPTYNVFLVQVEQRVYKMQVTGYYDASGVSGHVTIRYRQLR; from the coding sequence ATGAGCGCCGCACTTCTCGTATACGGAAGGGTGGACATCCCATGTATTCGCGGTGCCGCCACTCGCACACCTACCCAGGAGCATACGCCCTCCATGCACCTCCGTAACGTCTCCACCCGGCATCCTCGACACCACTCGCGGGCGTTGGCCGGGACCCTCGCGATCCTGTCGGGCACCGCAGCCTGCGAAGGCGAGGTCACCCAGCCGCCGCCGGTGCTGGCCGAGGGAGAGATCACCGTCGACGCCTCCGCGAACTCCTTCGTCCATCTCGACTTCGACGAAGGGGTGGCCGTCGTCACGCCGAGCGACCCTGTCACGTCCACCGACTGGCATATGGCCTTGCGGCGCTTCTCCATCCGGCTGAACGGCGGTGTGGCCGGTCCCGGTTCGGTGGTGGGGCACAACCTGGGCGACAACTCGAGCCTCTCGGCCGAGGAGGTGGCGGCGCTCACACCGGCAGACGGAGAGGCGGCGTTCGCGGCGGTGACCGACGCCCACATTCCCTCCTCTTCCGCATTCGTCGAGGAAGGACTCGTCCCCGATCCCGGAGGGAGGTGGTTTCGCTACGACCCGATCAGTGGCACGCTCGTGGCGAACCCGGGCGCGGCGTGGAAGGTGCGCGAGGCCTCGGGACGCGGATTCGCGGTCTTTCGGGTGGTCTCGTTGGAGATGGAGGGTCAGCGTCCGGTAGGCGTCACCGTCGAGTACCGCAGGCACGGCCCTAACGGTTCTCTCGGGGAGGCGCGCACGGTGGCCGGGGACCTCGGACAAGGCCCCGTCTTTCTCAGCCTCGCCGAAGCGGCGGTCGCGAATCCGGCCGGCTGCGGCTGGGACCTGGGGCTGACCCCGGACCTCACCATCGTCTTCAACGCCGACTGCGGATCGGGCACCTTCCCACTTGATATCACCGACGACTTCGACACTCTCTCCGAGGCCGGCGACGCTCCGGACTACGCGGGTTTCCTTTCCATCGTCGCGGGCGCGTTCCCCGCTACCGTGGACGACGCCGGAGGTGTCTTCTGGTACGACATCCGGGAGAACCGTCGCATGTGGCCGACCTACAACGTCTTCCTCGTCCAGGTCGAGCAAAGGGTCTACAAGATGCAGGTCACCGGCTACTACGACGCTTCCGGAGTATCGGGCCACGTCACGATCAGGTACCGGCAGCTGAGGTGA
- a CDS encoding TonB-dependent receptor, producing MRRLTLLCVGVLLAHPASGQDPGLVFDAESGEPVPGAAVEWIPGEEEDLPLGSALLTDADGRFRPAAGWRSGSLTVSALGYRTRSITGIEADGLGWRISLEPEPVLLEEIVVTVGARARARSEVAVPVRTLATGEIKAAGAPSVDRLLAKLPGLESFSTPPTGTGIRIRGIGGARVLVLIDGRPAPGALIEKRDLGRLTLAGVERVELVKGPLSSLYGSDALGGVVNVISRDPDPGFRVGARALTGTTGRREAEVTTSGGGSIRYRAIGSVRAEDEVPGLALAPGEGFARVWDLRSELRYRAGEIWDFRAGLDLLRERQRWPVGGGFSGFNDNMGSSGWVEARGAVGRGELTLASFTQGYEHLYRSARGDLPLASSDAEPQRERETRMTVSYSVALGDHEIDIGIEGSRRTIESPDKLVKERVGDGQTALFAQDAWRVGNATVTGGARLGWNSRWGSNLSPSLGLVLPADENLRFRASWARGFRAPSFKELTWQFVNLAGGYVLRGSSDLRPERSWNFSGGAEWQPNSGVRIESELFWNQVDDLVENSFVGNAASGLLIYSPVNISEVTTRGAEVNLLAHSRIGLFRAGYAYLDARSRSSGRPLDRRPSHSARLQGTWVIDPSVRIDATGHLTGDAPVLGLSSEGSSERIATQERLTAFDLRISLTPGPNLELSFGVDNLFDARPEGWLVPVERRFRVGLEARELFARR from the coding sequence ATGCGCCGCTTGACGCTCCTGTGCGTCGGCGTCCTGCTCGCACACCCGGCTTCCGGCCAGGACCCGGGGCTCGTCTTCGACGCGGAGTCGGGCGAACCCGTTCCCGGAGCGGCGGTCGAGTGGATTCCCGGCGAGGAGGAGGACCTCCCTCTCGGCTCTGCTCTGCTGACCGACGCCGACGGTCGCTTTCGGCCCGCCGCAGGGTGGCGTTCGGGTTCGTTGACGGTCTCCGCGCTCGGGTACCGGACCCGCTCGATCACCGGAATCGAGGCCGACGGGCTGGGCTGGCGGATCTCGCTCGAGCCCGAACCCGTGTTGCTCGAGGAGATCGTGGTCACGGTCGGGGCACGCGCCCGGGCACGCTCAGAGGTGGCGGTCCCGGTCCGCACGCTCGCTACGGGTGAAATCAAGGCTGCGGGCGCACCTTCGGTGGACCGGCTGCTTGCCAAGCTGCCCGGCCTCGAGTCGTTCTCCACGCCACCTACCGGAACCGGGATCAGGATACGGGGAATCGGCGGCGCGCGGGTGCTGGTGCTCATCGACGGCCGACCGGCCCCAGGGGCGTTGATCGAAAAGCGCGATCTCGGCCGCTTGACGCTTGCGGGGGTGGAGAGAGTGGAATTGGTCAAGGGACCTCTCTCCTCCCTTTACGGTTCCGACGCTCTGGGAGGCGTCGTCAACGTCATTTCCCGGGATCCCGATCCGGGCTTCAGGGTGGGCGCTCGTGCTCTGACCGGGACGACCGGGAGGCGGGAGGCCGAGGTGACCACGAGCGGAGGCGGAAGTATCCGGTACCGGGCGATCGGCTCGGTTCGGGCGGAAGACGAGGTGCCGGGGCTCGCGCTCGCACCCGGGGAAGGGTTCGCCCGGGTGTGGGATCTTCGTTCGGAGCTGCGCTACCGCGCGGGCGAGATATGGGATTTCCGTGCCGGATTGGACCTGTTGCGCGAGCGGCAGCGCTGGCCGGTGGGCGGCGGCTTTTCGGGCTTCAACGACAACATGGGCTCCTCGGGATGGGTGGAGGCTCGCGGGGCGGTCGGACGGGGAGAGCTGACGCTGGCCTCGTTCACCCAGGGATACGAGCACCTCTACCGCAGCGCTCGGGGCGACCTGCCGCTGGCAAGTTCCGACGCCGAGCCTCAGCGCGAGCGCGAAACCCGGATGACCGTCTCCTACTCGGTCGCTCTCGGCGATCATGAAATCGACATAGGCATCGAGGGTTCGCGGAGAACGATCGAATCCCCCGACAAGCTGGTCAAGGAGAGGGTCGGGGACGGGCAGACGGCTCTCTTCGCGCAGGACGCCTGGAGAGTGGGAAACGCGACCGTCACCGGCGGGGCCCGACTAGGCTGGAACAGTCGGTGGGGGTCGAACCTCTCGCCTTCGCTCGGGCTGGTCCTGCCCGCCGACGAGAACCTCCGCTTCCGGGCGAGCTGGGCGCGGGGCTTCCGGGCCCCATCCTTCAAGGAACTTACCTGGCAGTTCGTCAACCTGGCCGGCGGATACGTCCTCCGGGGATCGTCGGATCTGCGCCCGGAGCGCTCCTGGAACTTCTCCGGGGGTGCGGAATGGCAGCCGAACTCGGGCGTGCGCATCGAATCGGAACTGTTTTGGAACCAGGTCGACGATCTCGTCGAGAACAGCTTCGTGGGAAACGCGGCGAGCGGACTGCTCATCTACTCGCCGGTCAACATCTCCGAGGTGACGACGCGGGGCGCCGAAGTCAACCTCCTGGCCCACTCCCGGATCGGCCTGTTCAGGGCGGGCTACGCCTACCTCGACGCCCGGTCCCGCAGCTCGGGCCGGCCGCTCGACCGCCGTCCCAGCCACTCGGCGCGGTTGCAGGGCACCTGGGTTATCGATCCGTCGGTCCGAATCGACGCCACCGGCCATCTCACGGGAGACGCGCCCGTGCTAGGGCTGTCCTCGGAGGGATCGAGCGAGCGGATCGCGACTCAGGAACGGCTCACGGCCTTCGACCTTCGGATTTCACTGACGCCCGGTCCGAATCTCGAGCTCAGCTTCGGTGTCGACAATCTATTCGACGCCAGACCGGAGGGCTGGCTGGTCCCGGTGGAACGGAGGTTTCGGGTCGGCCTCGAAGCGAGAGAGCTCTTCGCTCGCCGTTAG
- a CDS encoding TraR/DksA C4-type zinc finger protein, which yields MSTSALSPEQLAAIKDLLLGEQARAMRALGLFDQAARLDRESGDSDLTTYTDHMADQGTEAMEREKAAVMATKEGRYLYRLEGALRRLRESPNTFGLCHTCGKEVGYPRLEALPHARYCITCKTKEERG from the coding sequence ATGAGCACCTCGGCCCTCTCCCCGGAACAGCTTGCCGCAATCAAGGACCTGCTGTTGGGCGAGCAGGCCCGTGCGATGCGGGCGCTGGGACTCTTCGACCAGGCGGCCCGCCTCGACCGCGAATCCGGCGATTCGGATCTGACCACCTACACCGATCACATGGCGGACCAGGGAACCGAGGCCATGGAGCGGGAGAAGGCGGCGGTCATGGCGACCAAGGAAGGGCGCTACCTCTACCGCCTCGAAGGCGCGTTGCGCAGGCTGCGCGAGAGCCCGAACACCTTCGGTCTCTGCCACACTTGCGGGAAAGAGGTCGGCTATCCGAGGCTGGAGGCGCTGCCGCACGCCCGGTACTGCATCACGTGCAAGACGAAGGAGGAACGCGGCTAG
- a CDS encoding oxidative damage protection protein, whose translation MPASVECRRCNAENPALPKPPFRSELGDRILGSICHLCWQEWLEHQTLLINHYGLDPRDRKSRDFLYGQIEDVLLGDGGGEEIDTSKKGSIEW comes from the coding sequence ATGCCCGCCAGCGTGGAGTGCAGGCGCTGCAACGCCGAAAATCCGGCGCTGCCCAAGCCGCCCTTCCGGAGCGAGCTCGGCGACCGAATTCTGGGCTCGATCTGCCATCTCTGCTGGCAGGAATGGCTCGAGCATCAGACCCTGCTCATCAACCACTACGGGCTGGACCCTCGGGACCGCAAGTCCCGCGACTTCCTTTACGGTCAGATAGAGGACGTTCTCCTGGGTGACGGAGGCGGCGAAGAGATCGACACCTCGAAGAAAGGAAGCATCGAGTGGTAG
- the rocD gene encoding ornithine--oxo-acid transaminase encodes MTTAAAPSAATSARPASRTAGFLAEVDRFSAHNYHPLPVVIERGEGSWVWDVDGNRYLDMLSAYSALNQGHLHPRIVAAARDQLDELTITSRAFHNDRMGPFLKLLCEVTGFQRSLPMNTGAEAVETAIKMVRKWGYQVKGVEADRAEIIVCSNNFHGRTTTIVGFSSEEEYRAGFGPFTPGFREVTYGDIDALERAITPNTVGFLVEPLQGEGGVVVPPAGYLSRARALCTRHNVAFMADEIQTGLGRTGRMFCCDWEDVRPDVLIVGKALGGGVYPVSAAIADVEFMDVFRPGDHGSTFGGNPLGAAVADASLRVIIDENLAERSDALGNWFMDRLRAIDSPHVEEVRGRGLMIGVVIKESSGTARPFCEALQHRGVLAKETHQQVIRFAPPLNISQDALEFALGHAEAVLR; translated from the coding sequence ATGACCACCGCCGCCGCCCCGTCCGCCGCCACTTCCGCACGTCCCGCCTCGCGCACCGCGGGTTTTCTCGCCGAGGTGGACCGCTTCAGCGCGCACAACTACCATCCTCTGCCGGTCGTCATCGAGCGCGGCGAAGGCTCGTGGGTCTGGGACGTCGACGGCAACCGATACCTCGACATGCTCAGCGCCTATTCCGCGCTGAACCAGGGTCACCTGCATCCGAGGATCGTCGCGGCGGCTCGCGACCAGCTCGACGAGCTCACCATCACTTCGCGCGCTTTCCACAACGACCGGATGGGCCCGTTCCTCAAGCTGCTCTGCGAGGTCACCGGCTTCCAGCGTTCGTTGCCGATGAACACGGGCGCCGAGGCCGTGGAGACGGCGATCAAGATGGTGCGCAAGTGGGGGTACCAGGTCAAGGGAGTCGAGGCGGACCGGGCTGAGATCATCGTCTGTTCGAACAATTTCCACGGTCGTACCACGACGATCGTGGGCTTCTCCTCGGAGGAGGAGTACCGCGCCGGTTTCGGTCCCTTCACGCCCGGTTTCAGGGAGGTGACCTACGGCGACATAGACGCTCTGGAGCGCGCCATCACCCCGAACACGGTCGGCTTCCTCGTGGAACCTCTCCAGGGGGAGGGCGGCGTGGTCGTGCCTCCGGCCGGGTACCTCTCCCGGGCGCGAGCGCTCTGCACCCGACACAACGTGGCGTTCATGGCAGACGAGATTCAGACCGGCCTCGGGCGAACCGGTAGGATGTTCTGCTGCGACTGGGAGGACGTGCGTCCCGACGTTCTCATCGTGGGCAAGGCCCTTGGGGGCGGAGTCTATCCGGTGTCGGCCGCGATCGCCGACGTCGAATTCATGGATGTCTTCCGACCCGGCGACCACGGCTCCACCTTCGGAGGCAATCCGCTCGGGGCAGCCGTCGCCGACGCTTCCCTGCGGGTCATAATCGACGAAAACCTGGCGGAACGCTCCGACGCCCTGGGCAACTGGTTCATGGACCGGCTGAGAGCCATCGATTCGCCCCACGTCGAGGAGGTCCGGGGCCGGGGACTCATGATCGGCGTCGTCATCAAGGAGTCGAGCGGTACGGCGCGTCCCTTCTGCGAGGCCCTCCAGCACCGGGGCGTCTTGGCCAAGGAGACTCACCAGCAGGTGATCCGCTTCGCGCCACCCCTGAACATCTCGCAGGACGCTCTCGAGTTCGCTCTCGGCCATGCCGAGGCGGTTCTGAGGTAG
- a CDS encoding carbon-nitrogen hydrolase family protein, which translates to MTTDGRTQVSVVQAAAAPFDTPGALDSVSRLTAKAASEGAELVLFPEAFVGGYPWGLRFGTSVGGRTEAGRRMFGRYHASAIAVPGPETARLGEVAAGAGAYLAVGVIERDSDHGRGTLFCTLLYFGPDGSLLGKHRKLKPTAAERLVWGEGDGSTLTTFDAPFGRAGGLICWENYMPLARMAMYGKGVELYLAPTADSRERWQATLRHIALEGRCFVLGSNQYVTKEMYPDDLETAEELEGWPEVLCRGGSAIYGPLGELIAGPLWDEEGILTAEIDMTAVARSKFDFDATGHYGRPDIFRLEVDESERPAVSAGGRSTATSDPGRKA; encoded by the coding sequence ATGACGACCGACGGACGGACCCAGGTATCCGTGGTGCAGGCCGCGGCCGCGCCTTTCGACACGCCTGGAGCGCTCGACAGCGTCTCTCGTCTGACCGCCAAGGCCGCTTCGGAGGGTGCCGAGCTCGTGCTCTTCCCCGAAGCCTTCGTCGGAGGTTATCCGTGGGGGCTCCGCTTCGGCACCTCGGTGGGGGGGCGCACCGAGGCGGGCAGGCGCATGTTCGGCCGCTACCACGCTTCGGCGATCGCCGTGCCCGGCCCCGAGACCGCTCGCCTGGGCGAGGTGGCTGCGGGCGCCGGGGCGTATCTGGCGGTGGGGGTGATCGAACGCGACAGCGATCACGGGCGAGGGACGCTCTTCTGCACCCTCCTGTACTTCGGCCCGGACGGATCGTTGCTGGGCAAGCACCGCAAGCTAAAGCCCACCGCCGCGGAGAGACTCGTCTGGGGAGAGGGGGACGGCAGCACGCTCACCACCTTCGACGCTCCGTTCGGCAGGGCGGGCGGGCTGATCTGTTGGGAGAACTACATGCCGCTCGCTCGCATGGCGATGTACGGCAAGGGCGTGGAGCTCTACCTGGCGCCCACGGCGGACTCCCGGGAACGCTGGCAGGCCACCCTCAGGCACATAGCGCTCGAAGGCCGCTGCTTCGTCCTGGGAAGCAACCAGTACGTGACCAAGGAGATGTACCCGGACGATCTGGAGACCGCCGAGGAGCTCGAGGGCTGGCCCGAGGTTCTCTGCCGCGGTGGCTCGGCCATCTACGGTCCATTGGGCGAGCTGATCGCCGGCCCGCTCTGGGACGAGGAAGGCATTCTGACCGCCGAGATCGACATGACGGCCGTGGCTCGCTCCAAGTTCGACTTCGACGCCACCGGCCACTACGGACGTCCCGACATCTTCAGGCTGGAAGTGGACGAGAGCGAGAGGCCGGCGGTAAGCGCGGGGGGGAGGTCGACGGCGACGTCCGATCCTGGACGGAAGGCGTGA
- a CDS encoding vitamin B12-dependent ribonucleotide reductase, with translation MIKTHAPRPPREIEIFNDLTPPDLPEASFNENARTVLALRYLKKDENGEPTEEPETMFWRIARTIADVDADYGASADAVEELARQFYGLMTTGAFEPNSPTLMNAGRPLGQLSACFVLPVDDALSTGEGGIYDTLTSMALVHQSGGGTGFSFSRLRPEGSMVRSTMGVASGPVSFMRLYDASTDVVKQGGTRRGANMGILRVDHPDIRKFINCKNDTSQITNFNISVAITDAFMAAVAADEQYELVDPTTGACVGTERARAIFDEIVHSAWRTGEPGTFFIDRANEHNPVPALGSYEATNPCGEQPLLPYDVCNLGSVNVGAYVKDGTVDWDGLRRTVHLSIRFLDNVIDANRYPLPQIHERSQEIRRVGLGVMGWADMLVRLGIPYDSEEGVAFGERLMEFVNEESRVSSEKLAESRGVFPAWRESVWGPDDHAARNQAGGRIRDERRLRNCNLTTIAPTGTISIFAGCSGGIEPLFAVAFMRNQAGVLMPDVNPDFVARAKAEGWFTEELMDRVAKEGHIHFDEIPEETQRIFRTAHDITPEWHVRMQAAFQMHNDSAISKTTNFPREAAEKDVREIYSLAYSLGCKGVTVYRDGSRDAQVLSTGKTETAAKKPSEKEADAEPPANAAAAQEKAWETLKNTLADTRERLHNKEIEIEALRARLAREDVARGKRRRKRVRPQVLHGYTVKMNSPLGDIYVSVNEDEEGRPFEVFCTIGKAGGAATADAEAVGRLASLALRSGIPLTEVKEQLRGISCDRAVGLGPNKVLSVPDAVGQAIDTYLAEKEGVQESLPLTVEAPAWSGSKTATATAATGGGDSAGPAFDLSTCPECKAGRMAYVEGCKTCHICGYSDCS, from the coding sequence ATGATCAAGACTCACGCTCCCCGGCCCCCGAGAGAGATTGAGATCTTCAACGACCTGACGCCGCCGGACCTGCCTGAGGCGAGCTTCAACGAAAACGCCAGGACCGTGCTCGCTCTTCGCTACCTCAAGAAGGACGAGAACGGTGAACCGACGGAAGAACCGGAGACCATGTTCTGGCGCATCGCCCGCACGATCGCCGACGTGGACGCCGACTACGGAGCGAGCGCGGACGCCGTCGAGGAGCTGGCCCGGCAGTTCTACGGTCTGATGACCACGGGAGCCTTCGAGCCCAACTCGCCCACGCTCATGAACGCCGGCCGGCCTCTCGGCCAGCTCTCGGCCTGTTTCGTGCTCCCGGTGGACGACGCGCTCTCCACCGGCGAAGGCGGCATCTACGACACGCTCACCTCGATGGCGCTCGTCCATCAGTCGGGTGGCGGGACGGGATTCTCGTTCTCTCGCCTGCGCCCAGAGGGTTCGATGGTGCGCTCCACCATGGGCGTCGCGTCCGGGCCGGTGTCCTTCATGCGGCTCTACGACGCCAGCACGGACGTGGTCAAGCAGGGCGGCACTCGCCGCGGCGCCAACATGGGCATCCTGCGCGTGGATCACCCCGACATCCGCAAGTTCATCAACTGCAAGAACGACACCTCGCAGATCACGAACTTCAACATCTCGGTGGCGATCACCGACGCGTTCATGGCCGCGGTGGCCGCGGACGAGCAATACGAGCTCGTCGATCCGACGACGGGTGCCTGCGTCGGAACGGAACGGGCGCGCGCCATCTTCGACGAGATCGTGCACAGCGCCTGGCGGACCGGCGAGCCGGGCACCTTCTTCATCGACCGCGCCAATGAGCACAACCCGGTGCCGGCTCTCGGCAGCTACGAGGCGACCAATCCGTGCGGCGAGCAGCCTCTCCTCCCATACGACGTATGCAACTTGGGGAGCGTCAACGTCGGCGCCTACGTCAAGGACGGAACGGTGGACTGGGACGGCCTCAGGAGGACCGTGCACCTCTCGATCAGATTCCTCGACAACGTCATCGACGCCAACCGCTATCCGCTGCCTCAGATTCACGAGCGTTCCCAGGAGATCCGGCGGGTCGGCCTCGGAGTCATGGGCTGGGCCGACATGCTCGTGCGTCTCGGCATTCCCTACGATTCCGAGGAAGGAGTGGCGTTCGGCGAGCGGCTGATGGAGTTCGTGAACGAGGAGAGCCGGGTCTCTTCCGAGAAGCTGGCCGAGAGCAGAGGCGTGTTTCCCGCGTGGCGGGAATCGGTCTGGGGACCCGACGACCACGCCGCGCGCAACCAGGCGGGCGGGCGCATCCGGGACGAGCGCAGGCTGCGCAACTGCAACCTCACCACCATCGCGCCCACCGGCACCATTTCGATTTTCGCCGGCTGTTCAGGTGGCATCGAGCCGCTCTTCGCGGTCGCCTTCATGCGCAACCAGGCAGGCGTGCTCATGCCCGACGTCAATCCCGACTTCGTGGCTCGCGCCAAAGCCGAGGGCTGGTTCACGGAGGAGCTCATGGACCGGGTCGCCAAGGAGGGACACATTCACTTCGACGAGATCCCCGAGGAGACGCAGAGAATCTTCCGCACGGCGCACGACATCACGCCGGAGTGGCATGTGCGCATGCAGGCGGCGTTCCAGATGCACAACGACTCGGCCATCTCGAAGACCACGAACTTCCCCAGGGAGGCTGCCGAGAAGGACGTGCGCGAGATATACAGCCTGGCTTACTCCTTGGGCTGCAAGGGGGTGACGGTCTACAGGGACGGCTCGCGGGACGCTCAGGTGCTGAGCACCGGCAAGACGGAGACGGCGGCGAAGAAACCGTCCGAGAAGGAGGCCGACGCGGAGCCGCCGGCGAATGCCGCCGCAGCTCAGGAGAAGGCTTGGGAAACCCTTAAGAACACGCTCGCGGACACCCGAGAGCGACTTCACAACAAGGAAATCGAGATCGAGGCTCTGCGGGCTCGTCTCGCCAGGGAAGACGTGGCTCGCGGCAAGCGGCGCCGGAAGCGCGTGCGTCCTCAGGTGCTCCACGGTTACACTGTCAAGATGAACTCCCCGCTGGGCGACATCTACGTCTCGGTGAACGAGGACGAAGAGGGTCGGCCGTTCGAGGTTTTCTGCACGATCGGGAAGGCGGGCGGAGCCGCTACGGCGGACGCGGAGGCCGTCGGACGGCTGGCGTCTCTCGCTCTGCGGTCGGGCATCCCCCTCACCGAGGTCAAGGAGCAGTTGCGCGGCATCTCATGCGATCGCGCCGTCGGGCTCGGTCCCAACAAGGTGCTTTCGGTGCCGGACGCCGTGGGGCAGGCGATCGACACCTACCTGGCCGAGAAAGAGGGCGTGCAGGAGTCGCTCCCCTTGACGGTCGAGGCTCCGGCGTGGAGCGGATCGAAAACCGCGACCGCCACCGCAGCCACCGGTGGCGGGGACAGCGCCGGTCCCGCCTTCGATCTCAGCACCTGCCCGGAGTGCAAGGCAGGTCGGATGGCTTATGTGGAGGGGTGCAAGACCTGCCACATCTGCGGATACTCTGACTGCTCCTGA